The Anopheles gambiae chromosome 2, idAnoGambNW_F1_1, whole genome shotgun sequence genomic sequence TGTGTGATGTTTTAATCATAAGCGtgtaaacattaaacactcgtTCGACGGATCAGCATGCATTGCATCTGCTGCTTTCGATAACGACACATAATTGCGAGTGTAATGAAATCGCTGCTATGcctaaaaatgaattaacaCACTGTTTTAACAAtattaaaccatttttttaaattgtgattgaagtttgatgtgtcaatctttattttttgaatgcTTGCAAATCTATGTTGCTCCTCTATCATTTATACCGATTATCGGTGCTTCCTGTTTTTTGGCTGACCACTGATGTGCTTTAACGAAATTGGTATCGAGTGAATCACATGCTCGATTAAACATCTAATTAAAAGTCTTTAGTTGTTAATCACACCAAAAAGCATCGCAAGCACCACTTCCACATGCAATCAATATTAATCGGTGATTTTTCTCTacacccttttttttgtttcatttttcttccccaaTTCCCTTACCCTTATGTATCCCTGTTTGACCCGTTTTGCGTGTCATTTGTTGAACGCAACGTGGCACGGATTCAAACAATTGTTCTCAATGGTTCTTGATTCTTGAATTTCTCTTACTCGTACGTCGTCCTGTTTGGCACTCTTTTGGCAATAATAATTATGACAATGacaaaaaacactacaatCCTTATTACTGTACAACGTTCCATCCTTTGGTGCGACGAATTCACATCCCACTTCCCGCAATCCCTTTTGGCACTTTGTAATCCCTAAAAaaacccactcacacacacacctgtggCTGTGACTCCCACTCGGGCTCAAATGGGCTCAAACTGGGGTCCCAACAACCTCGAACCACCTCGAACCACAAACCGCAAACCCCAAACATCCCCAAACATTTCCTTACGGCCTGGCTAACCCCGGCACATGccccaacgaaaaaaaaaaggaactggACATGTTGGCCGCACAACTAAACGAACTGGGCGTCTCCTCCCCCCCGCAGCAGTCGCAGCAAGCGCAGCCGGAGGCACCGCCGCGGAACAATCGGCCCCAGCCCGGACCGCCCGTGCCCGgatcgcaacagcagcaacagcaggtcAGTGCAGGTGGGGTTGGTGCCAGCGGCGTCGGCAAGGCGCCCGCCATCGCACCGAACGGCAACAATAACAGCAGCAATGGGGCCGGCGTCGGCAGTGGCGGCGGCGTTGGTGGCAACATCAATAACAATAACCATCATCCGCAACCGATCAATCCGCTCGATCCGATCGAAAGCTCCGACTCGGACTCGGAACCGGAGGAACCGAACGGCCGAACACGAAACGACGGCACGCTTCTGGCCAGCGATCCACCGATGCCACTGTAAGTAATGCGCTGTCTGACGCtggcgtgtgttgtgtgtgagtgatttTTCGCGGAGCGAAGCTTCGGTTGCTTTGcgcgagcgtgcgcgcgcgtgtgtatgtttggaGGGAAGGCGAAAATCAAAAGGAAATTCTATTTACgttttatttcaaaacatgCGCTTATGCTATGGGGTTTATACCATTGCACTACACTACTTCCTGTTCACTaccacttttttatttattatcttTAATTTAACAATAATTGTTCGTTGATCATTGACATTTCTACACTCAAATTGTACGTTATATTGTATTGTAATAGCATATTGGGTCATATTTGCCTTAAAGGTAATCTTTTGCGCCGATCTAATTATGATTTATTCTCCTTTTTATATCTATTAATGGATTAATTTTTACTTCATGATTGATTAAaatctttttattttaattttcggCTTCAAAAATACTTTTCTTCGCTACAAATGACCCATTCGCACCGGCAAATCTTACAAAAACAGCTTAACTTACCGTTCTATTGGAAGTGTGTAGTGCGATGATATGACCACCACAGCATTGCAAAGAAGCATGAAGGCTTAATTTCTCATCAGGCAgttaatataaacaaaaaccaaaacacattaCGACCATCGCTCATCACTAACCATATATCATTGTTATGTCTATCTTTCACCCTACTCTACTCGCTCCCTTTACTTTTCATATTTGAATctgttttttactttttacctATTTCTACAATTTCTTATAACCTTTGTTTCCTGTTTGAATTGATCGCGATTAATTGTTTGTCGTAAATTTGTTATTTGCTTCACTATTACTTAAACTCACCCTCATGTTATTATCATCTTTTCATCTCATCTCGTTTCATTATTTCTGCCATCTTTTTTGCGTTTCCATATTTccctttctttcgttttttcttctttccttggttttgtttttcgcctCTCTGTCCTTCCCCgtttttcttccgttttttttttgttttccctcgTTTGGTTTGGATTTCCGTTATGTTCAGTCCCGAATTTTCCTATAGGACGGGTGGCTTGGGAGTGCTCGCCGAATCCGACCAGAACAATCAGTCGTCGTCGAGTACGCcggcgggcggcggcggcggcggcggcggtgccaGCGGAGCCAGTGTCCTGTCGCcaccgggcggcggcggcggtggtggaccCCCGAACCGACCACTACCACCAACGCCGGACGACGATGACGCGCAGGGCGACGGGACACTCATCAAGCGGGTAAGTGGCCAAAACATTGTACATCTTTTCACCCATTagccatttgttttgttttttactcaTTTACGATTTTGTCTTATTTACTTCTGTTCTTTACCTTTCTCCTCTACATATCTGCGTTGTGTTttagtattatttttatacattctCGTGTAAAGTTGTTTCGGTTTGTCTTCTTGCACTTTCTTCATCTCTattaccatcaccatcaggAGTGtgctagtttttgttttgcagctcTCAATCGGACTCGtatattgtttcttttttatcaataACTATGTGTGACTTTGATATTCTACGATGATCCGTTTGattagtttttgtttatttgttttatcgaACTCTGAATTGTCTTATCGTTGTGTGTATTCTATGTTTTACACGAAAGAAGATGTACACAATTTATCTTTTGTTTACAGCTTTTAAtagcttttgttttggcttgcgtttttgttgccgccttttttttttaaatggtcAACAATTCGGTGAAGTTGTGTTCTTTATCAATAtcaatgttttcttctttttcttttaattctaAAATTTCCTCAATTGCTGCCGTATAGCGTTCATATATCTGTTCGTACTGCCTTGTTAATTTTCTCAATTACATCCACACACTTACAGCATCAGTATTTCTGTCTTTATATCTCCTCGTCACTTGTTTCTTTGTTGAGTTGATTGAGTTCCATTGCAACGATATGTTTATTGAAAGCGAACATCATTGttaaaaaatgttaattgTTAATACATTTATTCAgaaactctcacacacacactgtagtTAAGTATCTGTCTTATGATACGTTccattctctttctcttttttctctttctaccTGTCGATACCACcaaccgcgcgcgcgcgcgtttatGTGTGGTTAGATTTTGAATCTAAAGTGGAAAAATTTCGAACTGCAAACCGTGAACTGTTTAGTAAATTGAACTTCTTTTCTATCATTTCACCTTTTGAAGGAGCAAGTTTTATCGCATATTTATACGgctgactgttttttttacgcACCCCATTTagttgtgttttggttttggttatCTTTCTGCTAAGTTTCTGTATGATATTTAGGGGTATTTTGGTGCGTTTGTTTTCCACAACTGTGTAATCATATTTTCCTATTTACCTTGTTCTATTTCCGTTCTACTAGCGCACAGGTAGCAAGTGTTATTTTGGtcctcttctttttggcttatGGTTTGGTTTAGGCTGTGCATCCCCCTCCCTACACAAATACTTTTGATTTGTATGTTGTATCCTCTGTATAAAGTTTACTCTTCCCcataaacatacaaacactacAAACTGCATTAAATATACCTGCAAACAGTACGTTTAAACGTTGGCTAAGAGAATccttaatgtttaattttagttTCTCTGTTTTTACCAATGTTAGTGTTTTTGGGTTGGTTATGGTTAAAACTGAGCAAATATCGAAATCGTTTATATGTTCAAGCCCAATCCGATGAAGCAACAATTCGTTCATATGACtatatttgattttgttattgttgtttaatttctATTGCATCACTCCTCGctctttccttttttacaatttatcgCAAAACATAAATCAATCGATTGGAGTATCGTAATGCACCACAGAAAGCCAATTGGTTGACACTGCAAAGCTGAAGCTCTGAAACAAGAATAAACTGTCCCCGCGCGTAGACTAGGAGTCGAATCGAAGTGGATTGGAACGTCTTGTGTTACAACCTCTCAATCAGCAGTCGCTCAATTACATTTGCCGCTTTTACTGACACCTTTTATTCGGATTCTTCAAACTAAATTTACATGGTAAAACTGTTCCATTGGCGCGCTATTCCGCTTTTCTTACAAACAACAGACACTTACAACGAAGAGCATCTGCGCAATCTCATCCGCTTTTCTTCAACACACACGACACACGAGGGAGGTGGTAGTGTCACAGTTTTTACGGAACAAATTGTGCCACTCAATGTGTGTTAATGCTTGcgttgtggctgctgctgctgctaatatGCAAATTTGTGTCTcctttgtgtgtattttgttgctCTCTTATCGTATTAAGTGTCCTCGCGTCCTTCCCGCAAAACAACAGTGGTGCGATACAAATGGTGTAGTGGTTTGTACACAGTTCCGATTTGTTTTTGATAGTAGTTCGATTCGTTATTGCACTAAATTTTTTTGGATTGCTCGCGCTGTGTTCGTCATCGTTGTTACTGCTTGTTTATAGTGTTATTTAGTGTTACTGGTTCCTGGACAGCAGCCTTATCGCGGGGGCTCATGATGCATCCGTTCGACGGTACTGTGAGATTCATAAGTGTTACATTCGCCCTCCTGTTCACTGTAGAGTTTTAGGTAGCTTGTGATCTACATACATTCGCGTTTTTATTTGGATTATTTCTTTCGACCTATCAcgtaaaatagaaaaaaaataaaaacacacacacacaaatcactGTAGAAATTGCGGATGTACAATGATCGACAAGGGAAAGGTACAACCTCAAACCTGATCTCCCCTCATTGCTCATGTTCTCGTGGTACGTAGCATTGACTAACTAGACACGCCGCAACACACAGGCACTGTTGCATTCGTTTAGCTactgaatgttttgtttggtcgATGGTAATATAGCATTTACATAGATCTCCATCTGTTCATCTGTTATTGATATATTTATACGTATTATACGCATATTGTTCGTTCCTCTCCATGTCACTCTCACCCTGTCGTCTTACCTTCTTCCCGTTGGTGGTGTATCCCGTCTCATGATGCTTCCATCTCTTTTGCATCACATTCTCCGCCGACATTCACTCAACGTTTCATAACACACTTTGTACAATACAGCCCAAGTAATGTGTTGTTAATGCTGTGATTGGTCTGTATTGCATATTCCATTTTCATGAAAATCATTCCACCTTCTCctccaaaaataataataataatagcgACTTGCCGACTTGGCAATGGCTCTTCCGTCCTCGACTTGTCGCTATTTTAGACTGTGTGTGTaggattaaaaattaaatttgatcGGTTGCTttgtaaagaaaaattaaacctcaaaatcataaatttctgcataccaaaaaaaaaagcccaaaaaaaactccaacacCCCTTTCATACAAAATTATCGTATAGAACTTCGACAATAAATCAACCCCGTCCCTCGGAACGACCACCACCTCGTCGTCCGCGTCGACCGGCTCGACCACCCACTCCGAGAGCGATGAAGCCGTCCTGCTGCGCGATTGGGACTTCGAGCGGTTCTTCCCGTCGAACGAGCGCCCGAAAGCGGCCCAGCGCCACTCGATGTCCGACAAgacgtcctcctcctcctccaacTCGCCGGCCGACTCGAACGGCCGGCTCCGTCCGCCGAACGCGATCGACAATAAAACGCGCAAGGAGCTGGCCAACTCGACCGCCTCCTGTGGGATGAAAAAGCCCTACCCGCACCATGGCATGAACCTGGCGTACGCGGAAAAGCGCAAGGTCGAGGAGATGAACAACAAGATCCGGCTGGAGGAGCAGGTGAAGCACGAAATATTCACCCGCCAACGGTTGCAGTTCGATAAGGCATCGTCACCTTCGAGAGGCCCGGGAGGGCAACAgtctcagcagcagcagcagcagaatgcCCACAAACGCCAAGAATCGGACTCGCGGCTGCCGCTCAACtttgcccgtgccttccggcGCGAAAATTCCGACTTTTTCCCACTGTCCAAGCGCCACTCGGCCATACTGGGCGAAGCGACCGCCGACGCGAAATCAATGGCCtcgggtggcggtggtggtcagggtttgcaacagcagcagcagcagcgctccAGTGCGATCTTTTCgcgcagcagccgcaacaaGTTTGAGCCCATCTTGACCAACTTCTCGCTGAACAATCCGTCCGGAAGCGATGACGAGCGGCGGTCGTCCTCCTCATCGCGACAGACTCCACCACGCCACGGTCAGCAGGACGGCGGTGGGGGTGCAAGAGGAACAGGTgtaggaggaggagcaggaggaggaggtgctgGCACACCAAAGGAAGGTGGGAACGGAGGGCGACAGCCGAGTCCACTGGCAAGCGCGCAGGTGACACCGCGCAACATGGACTTCTTGCGTCCGCGGCGCGAAAAAACTGAATCCGTCATCTTCGTACGTAACTCGCCCAACCGGCCGCAGCAATCGCTGCTGTTTGATGGTCAACAGGtaaaagcacacatacactctctcacacacccacacacactcacaaacacatgcTCACTTTTGCGCGTTAGGCCACGGACACCTCTATCCTGGCACACATGTCCTCCGAGGAAGGTTTAGTGGCGGATTCGACGGGAACGGAAGAGTTTgaatttttctctttttgatattttttggGCATTGTTAAACATGTTGCTCAAACTTGTTTTACTAttgaaatatattcaatacataaaaaattatCTAatctttatttaatttaaacctGTTTTAGCGATCTAAAACGAGTGCTGTGTCGGGAAGATCTCTAAGGTAGCAGCGTTTATTAGGCTCAATTGAAGTATAAATGCCTGGAAGTATAAACAAGCACGATCAATGTTAATAATCATTTGCAACTATCACATTAACGATGTAACAAGAATTGTATAAATATCATTTGCATGGAAAACGATCGAAGTCATTAAAGTATTGTTTTAGGCGAGGAAATAGTTTCTATATCTCTGCCAACAATGGTCTATTTTTCCTATTTTGTTCTAAGATCATGCTACCATGATGATCTGATACTTGGGCTCGCTTTGGGCTACCTCCAGCTCGCCTTCCAGTTCCACATAATACTCCCGCTACTCCGATAAAGGACATGTGTAATGGATTTAGCGTACGTGCGCCTTATCGAACcgttaaaaaagaagaagaagcaaattgGATCGAACTCCCCTTCCTACCATCATCACCAGTACCTTCTCCCTGACTCCATCACCCACCCGTTCCCAATGTCCGTCCATATGCAAGAGCGCGCGTATTAGTCCCTTTTAGCTGCCAGactcgtttgttttgtttttcgtcttCCATCCCATATTGCGCTCTTCTTAATCTATTCCTCCTCCCTGCCCAGCGTTCAATGTGTACTTACTAGCTGCTAGTAACacgcgtgcgtgtatgtgtctAACCCCTCCACCCCAAGAAGTACCAGTCTGCGCCACACAGACTGTCATCATCGTGCTCCCATCATTGGTGAATAATACTTCGTCTACCATCATTCAGGACTGTTCTGCATGAATATTAATCGCAAATACACAAATAAACGAAgccaaaaattacaaaaagaGATGATGTTTGTGAGGCTCACATATAGAAACTTAGGATTTAATGTTGTTTAAACATTGACCTTAGACATTATTAGAGAATGATAGGAGGTTCTTTTTCTAGTTAATTTGTATCTTTTATTCACTATATTCGACAAGCAACTACAGACAGTATTCTAAAATGCGGACTTTACAGGTAAATTTCGAATGTTTTAAAACTGATAAATTCATTCATGCATTATGACGTCGAAAGTCATcataattgaaacaaaaactgcCCACAAACGTATAGCAAATATCAGGagtttattttagtttatttagtatttagtttaattttgcaatagaaaaaaaataatcagaaATTGGaagttttcttttcaaacatATTagtaaaacccaaaaaaaaaaaaataggacgGAAAGTGTAAGGTTGAGAAACGTGATTTGTGTAAATTGTTATGTTAAATACTAAGTAAAATTGTAAATAATTGCATGCCACCTGTCATAcggaatgtgtgtatgtgtatatgtatatatgtgtaaTGTTATTAGACTCATATCTGTTGTTGTAATTATGTtatgtgcgtatgtgtgtctgtgtgtttgtgtcaaaACGCTACAATTgtattgtgtgtgttatgtATGTTCGAACACTAACCCACCTGTGATGCAGTAGTACTAaccaaataataataagacaTCGACTTATAGTATTTGGACTCCCGACAGCTAATGAGTTCAGCCGAGAAGCGCCCAACTCGTTCTTGGGTTGTTATTTTTCCCAGAATTATTATTGGTCCCTTAGCGTCCTTTCTGAGAGCAACAATGTTTCGCGTGTCGTCGTTTCGAGCAGGATAATTAGTGTCAAACTTCTTCCACCATTTGTATTGCGGTCGTGTTTAGCTCTCCGTGTTTTTGTCCTCCCCCCTCATTTGTtgctaattttattttaacaaggATGAATACTTTTTTCCTGCAGATTTCGCTGTCTGTAGAACGatttgtgatttgttttcaGACAATCTTTCCAAAACCGTCCAATACCATCCTCCCGGGTACCACGTGTTTTGCGTGACATGCTCATCTAACTATGTTAGGCCACCGGCTGCCTAAAGGGGGGGCCTGTGTTTTCTTACCGCAAAACCCATTTCTTATTAACAGTGGTCCGCAGTGTTACAGTTCCATGCAATAGGAAGATACACTTTTTCCGACAggaaaatacacaattaacTGGCTAACGCTTTTCTGTGCAACCAATTGCGTTTTGTGGCACTCTGGAAAATCTCCACAACTCATCTCACCCAAAATGTTTACGCGTTCACTTACTCTTTTAATTTCCATCCATCTCATTCTTATGCTGCTTTCGTTTGCGTCatgttttcttcctcttccgttGTTACTCAGtgtgatacacacacacacacacacttaaacaCGCTTCTACTACCACCCAAAACTTTGCCGCTTTTAACCTATAACAAACAATAATGCAACATTAACCCTGTGTTTCTAAACCATCTCGATCTTTAATAAATCCCTTTTACAAAGTTTCGTTCCATATTtccgtttttcgttttgtttcagtACGATCTGATTACATATTGTTACTTGCATTCAACAATTTGTTTCGTTCATCTCTGTTTTTTCTATCACAATGTTTCTGTGCCGCCGCGGAGTGTTTTACCGTGtgcactatttaaaaaaacgctACTGCTACCATTGATCACTAAtgagttttttcttctcttcccttttcctgtggatcaaaaaaaaaaatcaaaacccttCCTCGCACGCACATCGATCAAATCACGTAAAAATGCCGCCACCCGATAACCGTACCCTTGGACGCAGAAGAATCGCTCGGGTGAGAATAGTAGCCTCGGTACGCCCGGCCAGCGAACGAGCAGCGTCCTGCCGGATCTACTTAGTCAAGCTTCACCGGCGACGCCTCCCAGACATGACAAGTCCGCCAGCGAAGAGGTAAGTGTGACTGGGGGAGGTGGTGTACGCGTGTGTACGTACGATGGTTGAACGCTTGAACTTCACAGACCGCTTTCCCTTCCCCTACAACATATCCCCTACTATCTATGCtggcgcatacacacacgagTTTGATCCTCGCAGCATTGCTCTGCATCACATTCCTTGCTTTCGATGGGTGTACCCACAGCGCTTTCCATAACGAAATATCCTTCACGCTTCAATGCCTCATCCTTCGCTCCCTCTGCCCTTTAATATGCTTAGTTACCTTCGAGACCGTCCATTTACTCTGGCACTGGTTTAGGGGAAGTGTGTTCCCGTTGAATAATCCACAACGAAAGCCAAATTCATCTTCTTTACTGCAATTCTGCTCCCATTGCACACTTCTTCTCACAATCTTATCGAATATTGCTTCGCGGTTGTTGGTGGTATCTGGGTCGCGCTTTTGTTATTGTGTGGCTGATCTGAAGCGATGTTGCTCGCGTTATTAGAAGGgtttaaatgtattaaaaatcTTCCTCTCTTTcataaaattgtaattaaaaaataaaatataatgtaTGAAGTATCATTCAAATGTTCCAATTGGAAAAGAAACGGCAACTAAAATATGCCAAAACTTTCATACTTTTATGTTTTCATgtaacgtttttttgttagttctttttgtttatttcacccATTAGTTTGTTATCCCTTTTAAGTTTTCATGTTCACTAATTTTAcgtgctttattttttatatcttcGTATGTGTGCTTTATAAATTTTGGTGATGGTCTTATTTTGAACATTTCAATACATTTACCATTTCTATCTTTTTGTTCTATCCTGCTTCACTTTATTAGTTCCTTCTGTTTCATCTACcttctgttttgctttcaCTTGCTTTCTCATCGCCTTTTTAATATGTTTCctctaattttaattaaacattttactaattatgttttcttttacttttattttacaactaCTGCTACTCACAACTACCACTTCCAATCGCGTATTGTTTGTGTAAACGTTACAATTGCAATGctttaaaatgcaaataaaattaaacaaatacaaccacaaaaaaaaacatctattTAACCCCCTCGTAACGCGTAACGTATTAATGTAATTGCAATATCGTACCTTTAAACTCGACAATAACGGTACGAAAcccggcggcggctgctgcgtCCCAAACCAGTATCGGGCCGCTGTTAACGCGTCCGTTCAGTCCAACCTCGTCCCTGGTAGCATGCAACCCAAACCCTTCCTTCCAGCTCCAAACAGTACCAATAGCgcaaccaccaacaccaccaccaccaacaacctAAGCGCTGCTGGCCCGGCTACTACTACTCCCGGCAGTCGGGGGAACGCTTCGCCCCACTCGACCGTGTCGAACTCGTCGTCCTCCCGCAACAACAGTCCCAACCATTCGATTAACACTAGACTCCTaagcagtagtagtaatagtagtagtagcgcgGTCGTCGTTAATCATAAACTGCTCAATAACAATCATTTACTACCTCCTCCCTACCATCAACAATACCACCAACCATCGCCCCACCATCATCAAATGCAACATCATCTGCCAATGGGGACGATGCCGGTGCATCTGCTTCCCGGTGCGAATGGGAACGCgaaccaccaacaacaatcgTCCGGTGctgcacaacaaccatcgccacaacaacaaccgctcCCGGTGTCGCCATTCTCGCTCGCGCTACAACAGAAGCAGCGCAGCTTCCTCACGTTCGGCTTTGGCGCACAGTCCGGTGGATCGGCCGCATCACGGCGCGAGAGTCACGTGAACGTGAACGTGACGCCGACGTCGCACGATGCAACGAGTGATACGCCCGAAATACGGAAGTACAAGAAGCGTTTCAACTCCGAGATACTGTGCGCGGCCCTGTGGGG encodes the following:
- the LOC1276946 gene encoding serine/threonine-protein kinase mig-15 isoform X8 → MAHQMLAPSVNCSLDDIDLNALKDPAGIFELIEVVGNGTYGQVYKGRHTKTGQLAAIKVMDVTEEEEEEIKLEINVLKKYSNHRNIATYYGAFIKKTPAGKDDQLWLVMEYCGAGSVTDLVKSTKGQSLKEEWIAYICREILRGLSYLHTNKVIHRDIKGQNVLLTDNAEVKLVDFGVSAQLDKTIGRRNTFIGTPYWMAPEVIACDENRDATYDNRSDLWSLGITALEMAESQPPLCDLHPMRALFLIPRNPPPRMKSKKWSKKFHSFIDTVLVKDYHQRPYTEQLLKHPFIKEQPTERQVRIQLKDHIDRCKKRKQEKERDDYRYSGSENDDDDGQTAGEPSSIIQAPGNDTLRRTFHQIQEGRMQNAEQQQPPNRNQKPQPRDERSKPQPVEEPGPPSRPQLPQRLIVVPDPPANSNANRPLPPTPRSGSGSSSQPQQPSSQTPQQPARNQQNFFKPVLPPRRPESQQAQPEAPPRNNRPQPGPPVPGSQQQQQQVSAGGVGASGVGKAPAIAPNGNNNSSNGAGVGSGGGVGGNINNNNHHPQPINPLDPIESSDSDSEPEEPNGRTRNDGTLLASDPPMPLPEFSYRTGGLGVLAESDQNNQSSSSTPAGGGGGGGGASGASVLSPPGGGGGGGPPNRPLPPTPDDDDAQGDGTLIKRNFDNKSTPSLGTTTTSSSASTGSTTHSESDEAVLLRDWDFERFFPSNERPKAAQRHSMSDKTSSSSSNSPADSNGRLRPPNAIDNKTRKELANSTASCGMKKPYPHHGMNLAYAEKRKVEEMNNKIRLEEQVKHEIFTRQRLQFDKASSPSRGPGGQQSQQQQQQNAHKRQESDSRLPLNFARAFRRENSDFFPLSKRHSAILGEATADAKSMASGGGGGQGLQQQQQQRSSAIFSRSSRNKFEPILTNFSLNNPSGSDDERRSSSSSRQTPPRHGQQDGGGGARGTGVGGGAGGGGAGTPKEGGNGGRQPSPLASAQVTPRNMDFLRPRREKTESVIFVRNSPNRPQQSLLFDGQQKNRSGENSSLGTPGQRTSSVLPDLLSQASPATPPRHDKSASEEYRAAVNASVQSNLVPGSMQPKPFLPAPNSTNSATTNTTTTNNLSAAGPATTTPGSRGNASPHSTVSNSSSSRNNSPNHSINTRLLSSSSNSSSSAVVVNHKLLNNNHLLPPPYHQQYHQPSPHHHQMQHHLPMGTMPVHLLPGANGNANHQQQSSGAAQQPSPQQQPLPVSPFSLALQQKQRSFLTFGFGAQSGGSAASRRESHVNVNVTPTSHDATSDTPEIRKYKKRFNSEILCAALWGVNLLIGTENGLMLLDRSGQGKVYQLISRRRFQQMEVLEGQNILVTISGKKNRVRVYYLSWLKSKILRTDGLTDQQVERRNGWINVGDLQGAVHFKIVKYERIKFLVIALKDSIEIYAWAPKPYHKFMAFKSFGELMHRPLLVDLTVEEQTRLKVIYGSAEGFHAVDLDSATVYDIYLPKHVRSNFATLYRNAAELERYAAAALLRQRRCLRQHDGPGVEEHRAAVGRNANLRRVHRHRPDHGLGQQSNRDSFGRNRPPGRCVYAQKGAASQVPVRAERQGFLQQCQRRLILSDLLHDVEQTGHGQLVEHINRLCACVCSLVWSFGK
- the LOC1276946 gene encoding serine/threonine-protein kinase mig-15 isoform X10 codes for the protein MAHQMLAPSVNCSLDDIDLNALKDPAGIFELIEVVGNGTYGQVYKGRHTKTGQLAAIKVMDVTEEEEEEIKLEINVLKKYSNHRNIATYYGAFIKKTPAGKDDQLWLVMEYCGAGSVTDLVKSTKGQSLKEEWIAYICREILRGLSYLHTNKVIHRDIKGQNVLLTDNAEVKLVDFGVSAQLDKTIGRRNTFIGTPYWMAPEVIACDENRDATYDNRSDLWSLGITALEMAESQPPLCDLHPMRALFLIPRNPPPRMKSKKWSKKFHSFIDTVLVKDYHQRPYTEQLLKHPFIKEQPTERQVRIQLKDHIDRCKKRKQEKERDDYRYSGSENDDDDGQTAGEPSSIIQAPGNDTLRRTFHQIQEGRMQNAEQQQPPNRNQKPQPRDERSKPQPVEEPGPPSRPQLPQRLIVVPDPPANSNANRPLPPTPRSGSGSSSQPQQPSSQTPQQPARNQQNFFKPVLPPRRPESQQAQPEAPPRNNRPQPGPPVPGSQQQQQQVSAGGVGASGVGKAPAIAPNGNNNSSNGAGVGSGGGVGGNINNNNHHPQPINPLDPIESSDSDSEPEEPNGRTRNDGTLLASDPPMPLTGGLGVLAESDQNNQSSSSTPAGGGGGGGGASGASVLSPPGGGGGGGPPNRPLPPTPDDDDAQGDGTLIKRNFDNKSTPSLGTTTTSSSASTGSTTHSESDEAVLLRDWDFERFFPSNERPKAAQRHSMSDKTSSSSSNSPADSNGRLRPPNAIDNKTRKELANSTASCGMKKPYPHHGMNLAYAEKRKVEEMNNKIRLEEQVKHEIFTRQRLQFDKASSPSRGPGGQQSQQQQQQNAHKRQESDSRLPLNFARAFRRENSDFFPLSKRHSAILGEATADAKSMASGGGGGQGLQQQQQQRSSAIFSRSSRNKFEPILTNFSLNNPSGSDDERRSSSSSRQTPPRHGQQDGGGGARGTGVGGGAGGGGAGTPKEGGNGGRQPSPLASAQVTPRNMDFLRPRREKTESVIFVRNSPNRPQQSLLFDGQQKNRSGENSSLGTPGQRTSSVLPDLLSQASPATPPRHDKSASEEYRAAVNASVQSNLVPGSMQPKPFLPAPNSTNSATTNTTTTNNLSAAGPATTTPGSRGNASPHSTVSNSSSSRNNSPNHSINTRLLSSSSNSSSSAVVVNHKLLNNNHLLPPPYHQQYHQPSPHHHQMQHHLPMGTMPVHLLPGANGNANHQQQSSGAAQQPSPQQQPLPVSPFSLALQQKQRSFLTFGFGAQSGGSAASRRESHVNVNVTPTSHDATSDTPEIRKYKKRFNSEILCAALWGVNLLIGTENGLMLLDRSGQGKVYQLISRRRFQQMEVLEGQNILVTISGKKNRVRVYYLSWLKSKILRTDGLTDQQVERRNGWINVGDLQGAVHFKIVKYERIKFLVIALKDSIEIYAWAPKPYHKFMAFKSFGELMHRPLLVDLTVEEQTRLKVIYGSAEGFHAVDLDSATVYDIYLPKHVRSNFATLYRNAAELERYAAAALLRQRRCLRQHDGPGVEEHRAAVGRNANLRRVHRHRPDHGLGQQSNRDSFGRNRPPGRCVYAQKGAASQVPVRAERQGFLQQCQRRLILSDLLHDVEQTGHGQLVEHINRLCACVCSLVWSFGK